A region of the Desulfonatronum thioautotrophicum genome:
CTTCATGATTTCCCTGCTCTACTACTTTGGCGTGCTTTCCCTGGATGGCCGGACGCCTGACGGGGAGCTGCTGCTTCGCGTACCAAACCTGGTAATGCGCAAGCTGTATGTGGAACAGATCGCCGAGATGCTCCTGCCTGATCCCATGCGCCGCGACGAGGGCAAAGACGCCGCCAAGCAGCTCTATCAAGGCGGCGACATGGCCCCGCTATGCGCTTTCGTGGAGCAGCGCTACTTCAAGGTTTTCCACACCGCGGACTACCGCTGGGCCAACGAGCTGACCGTGAAGACGGCCTTCCTGACCCTGCTGTACAACGACACCCTCTACGTCATGGACTCGGAGCCGGAACTGGAGCGCCGGCGGGCCGACCTGACCATGATCATCCGCCCGGACGCCCGGAGGTTCACGATCCTGGACATCCTCATCGAGTTCAAATTCGTGACGCTGAAGGATGCCGGGTTGAGCGGGGAGCAGGCCCTGGCGCTGAGTGTTGAGGAATTGCGATCCAACCGCCTGATGGCCCAGGCCATGGACGAGGCCAGGGTGCAGGTTGCGAAGAACATGACGATACTGAACCGGCGGTACGGGAATCTGCGGCTGCGCGGCTATGCGGTGGTCAGTCTGGGGTTTGAGCGGATCTGGTGGGAGGAGGTGGGGTGAAATGGAGGTGGGAAAGTAGGAAGGTGGGAAAGTGGGAAGGTGAAAGAAATTGATTGGATGCCGGGCGTTCCAGGCAAATCAGAAAAATCAGGGCGCTGAAAAACCCAGGGTTGCGTTCCCACGCTGGGGCGTGGGAACGTTCAAGATCAGCATAAATTTCAAGTCAAGTTCGTTTCCGCCACTGTACCGACCAAGGATTTCCTCAACATTATGCAGAGTTGTCCTGCGTCGAACTTCCCCTTGGTCAAAAAGAATGGGATTTTCAATTCCTGAGCCAAATCTTCAAGATCATCCCTGCCGCTCAGAATAACCACCGGAATATTTTTGACGTTTTCACCTCCCAAAACAACAGTCTCCGTGGGGGCGCTGTCCGGCAGATTGAGATCCAAAAGTAATAATTCGTATTTTT
Encoded here:
- a CDS encoding response regulator is translated as MKGLSDEGIKVLLVEDEPAEAVLIQRLLKSCCPGMFEVTHVQTMKQARREINSKKYELLLLDLNLPDSAPTETVVLGGENVKNIPVVILSGRDDLEDLAQELKIPFFLTKGKFDAGQLCIMLRKSLVGTVAETNLT